One stretch of Magnetococcus sp. PR-3 DNA includes these proteins:
- the fabZ gene encoding 3-hydroxyacyl-ACP dehydratase FabZ translates to MSQDPISLQEILSFLPHRYPFLLIDRIVEAVPGERILALKNVSFNEPHFQGHFPDHPVMPGVLILEAMAQAGALLAGHTDPESIRGQLVYFMAIDKARFRKPVVPGHQLHIEMTLLKRRREVWRFGGKAMVDGEVAAEAQVMAMTRNRDEI, encoded by the coding sequence ATGTCCCAAGATCCGATCTCATTGCAGGAAATTTTATCTTTTCTGCCCCATCGTTACCCTTTTCTGCTCATTGACCGCATTGTAGAAGCTGTCCCTGGTGAGCGGATATTGGCCCTTAAAAATGTCTCTTTTAACGAGCCTCATTTTCAAGGCCACTTTCCCGATCACCCGGTCATGCCTGGGGTATTGATTCTTGAAGCTATGGCTCAAGCCGGTGCTTTACTGGCTGGCCATACCGACCCTGAGTCCATTCGTGGGCAGTTGGTCTATTTTATGGCCATTGATAAAGCACGCTTCCGTAAACCGGTTGTGCCCGGTCACCAGCTGCATATTGAGATGACCCTGCTTAAGCGCCGTCGTGAAGTTTGGCGTTTTGGCGGTAAAGCAATGGTGGATGGTGAGGTTGCTGCCGAAGCTCAAGTTATGGCCATGACCCGCAATCGGGATG
- a CDS encoding OmpH family outer membrane protein, whose amino-acid sequence MWKSWTQILPVFVLSMSLLFPVAQSRAAEVKIAVINTQQAIAQSIAARSARKMLKRKLESRQKRVSGKEQELKKLRLDQQQKSRLLTQDARDQLRVRLSQKERDFQRFFEDSNRDQQAEATRVTRRITNAVREVIEDISRQRGFILVLDKRMTAFNAPNIDITDDVLAIVNERTKDWYQE is encoded by the coding sequence ATGTGGAAAAGTTGGACACAGATCCTTCCCGTTTTTGTTCTCTCAATGAGCCTGCTGTTTCCTGTGGCACAAAGTCGGGCTGCTGAGGTTAAAATTGCGGTCATTAACACCCAGCAGGCGATTGCACAATCCATTGCTGCCCGCTCAGCCCGGAAGATGCTTAAGCGCAAGCTAGAGTCCCGTCAAAAGAGGGTCTCCGGTAAAGAACAAGAGCTTAAAAAACTTCGTCTTGACCAGCAGCAAAAGAGCCGCTTGTTAACCCAGGATGCTCGAGACCAGCTACGGGTACGGCTGTCGCAAAAAGAGCGCGATTTTCAGCGTTTTTTTGAAGATAGCAACCGGGATCAACAAGCAGAAGCGACCCGTGTGACACGGAGAATCACCAATGCTGTTCGTGAGGTGATTGAAGATATCTCTCGTCAGCGTGGTTTTATTCTTGTGCTGGATAAGCGGATGACCGCTTTTAATGCACCCAATATTGATATTACTGATGATGTGTTGGCCATTGTCAACGAACGTACCAAAGACTGGTATCAGGAATAG